Proteins encoded within one genomic window of Manduca sexta isolate Smith_Timp_Sample1 chromosome 18, JHU_Msex_v1.0, whole genome shotgun sequence:
- the LOC115456466 gene encoding uncharacterized protein LOC115456466: MSDNEGPVTVDDLPISFQVKYLGQSDARGLWGIKHTRKPVDLMVAAAKALPPGQILPIVKLTITVDGVHLETLNHGTKRDEFEHMSVFFNIESISYGVQDLVYTRVFSMIIVKDNADVKGLNPFECHAFVCESRNSARRLTYSLAAAFQDYSRRVKEMQAQPELDDRPPSMKKKFAIDLRTPEEIEADLETEA; this comes from the exons GTCAAATATCTTGGCCAGAGCGATGCAAGAGGATTATGGGGAATCAAACACACAAGGAAACCAGTAGACCTCATGGTGGCAGCAGCAAAGGCACTTCCGCCAG GTCAGATATTACCAATAGTGAAGTTAACGATCACAGTAGACGGAGTACACTTAGAGACACTCAACCATGGAACGAAGAGAGATGAGTTCGAACACATGTCGGTGTTCTTCAACATCGAGTCGATATCGTACGGAGTCCAGGACCTGGTGTACACGAGGGTGTTTTCCATGATCATTGTAAAGGACAACGCTGATGTGAAGGGGTTGAATCCTTTCGAATGCCACGCGTTCGTTTGTGAATCAAG AAATTCAGCTAGGAGATTAACGTATTCCCTGGCAGCAGCTTTCCAAGACTATTCAAGAAGAGTGAAGGAAATGCAGGCACAGCCGG AGCTTGATGACAGGCCGCCAAGCATGAAAAAGAAGTTCGCTATCGACCTTAGAACTCCTGAAGAAATCGAAGCAGATTTGGAAACTGAAGCAtaa